From the genome of Pseudomonadota bacterium, one region includes:
- a CDS encoding tetratricopeptide repeat protein, with protein sequence MTLARAHPGVLVAVSLLGVQVAAAQTPASLVETVRQIDAQLGAQHPNNAQDVLAAADPEHRRHPHLLYRESMVHFMLGRYQQALAVMDRALAASADGDPEWQGMRELLAETLEVNSRLLEERSTDERFVVRYAPGADRYLVPYALQVLSAADGVLSAFFGQRVPGPIRLEIYPTPADLARVSSLTVADIERTGTIALSKWNRLMIASPRALVRGYPWMDTIAHEFVHLVLGYVSRNQAPVWLQEGIAKLLEQSWRTGAAELQLHPASKGILAAALRDDKLLAFEQLHPSIALLDSQNEAALAFAQVATFMHFFVERAGAGAIRSAVSAIARGVDAKRAFADVVSIPWKRLESLWRERLEESSASGSTAPRKLALRFRRGEGPVDESSDVLVKRARRHLRLGDLLWERGRVLAASLQYDKALAHAPDNPIIASRLARCSLAAEDPVRAERAVSKVIARHPDHAPSQALLGAARLAKGDRVGARDALKAAIRLNPFDPQPHCDLARVADSEQERGLEARACAGLGGR encoded by the coding sequence TTGACCTTGGCAAGAGCCCACCCCGGCGTGCTGGTGGCCGTGTCGCTTCTTGGCGTGCAGGTCGCGGCTGCCCAAACCCCGGCTTCGCTGGTCGAAACCGTGAGGCAGATCGACGCGCAGCTGGGCGCCCAGCATCCCAACAACGCTCAGGATGTCCTTGCAGCGGCCGATCCCGAACATCGACGGCATCCTCACCTGCTCTACCGCGAATCCATGGTCCATTTCATGCTGGGCCGCTACCAGCAGGCCCTGGCGGTGATGGACCGGGCCCTTGCGGCGTCCGCGGACGGCGACCCGGAGTGGCAGGGCATGCGCGAGCTTCTAGCAGAAACGCTCGAGGTCAACAGTCGTTTGCTGGAGGAACGTTCGACGGACGAGCGGTTCGTCGTGAGGTATGCACCCGGGGCAGATCGCTACCTGGTGCCTTACGCGCTGCAGGTGCTGTCCGCCGCGGACGGCGTGCTGAGTGCCTTCTTCGGGCAGCGCGTGCCTGGGCCCATTCGCCTGGAGATCTATCCTACGCCTGCAGACCTCGCGCGTGTTTCCAGCCTCACGGTGGCGGATATCGAGCGCACGGGAACCATCGCGCTCAGCAAATGGAACCGGCTGATGATCGCTTCACCCCGGGCTCTCGTTAGGGGCTATCCATGGATGGACACGATCGCACACGAGTTCGTGCATCTGGTGTTGGGCTACGTGTCTCGCAACCAGGCTCCCGTGTGGTTGCAGGAGGGCATCGCGAAGCTGCTCGAACAAAGTTGGCGCACGGGAGCCGCCGAGCTGCAGCTTCACCCCGCTTCCAAAGGCATCTTGGCTGCCGCGTTGCGTGACGACAAGCTGCTGGCGTTCGAGCAGCTGCACCCTTCGATCGCTCTGCTCGACTCGCAAAACGAGGCGGCACTGGCATTCGCGCAAGTTGCCACGTTCATGCACTTTTTCGTGGAACGCGCCGGCGCGGGCGCCATACGCTCGGCGGTGTCCGCGATCGCTCGAGGTGTAGACGCCAAGCGCGCCTTCGCCGATGTCGTGAGCATCCCATGGAAGCGACTCGAGTCGCTTTGGCGGGAGCGGCTCGAGGAATCCTCGGCCTCCGGCTCCACCGCCCCGCGCAAGCTCGCTCTGCGGTTTCGGCGTGGCGAGGGTCCCGTTGACGAAAGCTCGGACGTCCTCGTAAAGCGAGCCCGCCGCCACTTGCGACTGGGCGATCTGCTATGGGAGCGCGGTCGCGTTCTCGCTGCAAGCCTGCAATACGACAAGGCGCTCGCGCACGCCCCCGACAACCCCATCATTGCTTCTCGCCTCGCACGCTGCTCGTTGGCCGCCGAGGATCCGGTTCGCGCGGAGCGTGCAGTGAGCAAGGTCATTGCTCGGCATCCAGACCACGCACCGTCGCAGGCGCTTCTCGGAGCTGCACGGCTGGCCAAGGGTGATCGGGTAGGTGCACGCGACGCGCTAAAGGCAGCGATCCGGCTCAATCCGTTCGATCCGCAGCCTCACTGCGACTTGGCACGCGTTGCCGATAGTGAGCAGGAGCGTGGTCTGGAGGCACGTGCCTGTGCTGGCCTGGGAGGTCGCTAG
- a CDS encoding MoxR family ATPase yields the protein MVWRHVPVLAWEVASRYAAPDPMAKGGETAQAGYGTELEEGTQGGKEALHQVPAHPNDSTQPTRRSDRTDAARDGRAAAAGDDAELVTLLAQARQDVLAQLRRRIIGQQGVVDLLLTALFARGHGLFVGVPGLAKTSLVTSLAQVLSLESNRIQFTPDLMPSDITGTEVLEQDAVSATRTFRFIPGPIFTNILLADEINRTPPKTQAALLQVMEEGRVTVGGRTYRLQAPHLVFATQNPIEQEGTYPLPEAQLDRFLFQIDVDYPNADEECEIVQRTTSCGEPALKPVLARAQILELQGLVRRVPAAQHVVAHAVALVRASRPGEPQAPKTVKDFVAFGGGPRACQALVLGAKARAVLNGRFAADTEDLRALLRPSLNHRLVLNFRAEAEGVGVGHIVDELLAAVRP from the coding sequence GTGGTCTGGAGGCACGTGCCTGTGCTGGCCTGGGAGGTCGCTAGCCGCTACGCTGCCCCCGATCCGATGGCGAAAGGCGGTGAGACAGCGCAGGCCGGCTACGGCACCGAGCTCGAAGAAGGTACGCAGGGCGGCAAAGAAGCCCTGCACCAGGTACCGGCGCACCCCAACGACAGCACGCAGCCCACGAGAAGAAGCGACCGCACCGATGCTGCCAGGGACGGCCGGGCAGCGGCTGCCGGCGACGACGCCGAGCTCGTGACGCTGCTGGCGCAGGCCAGGCAGGACGTCCTCGCTCAGCTCCGCAGGAGGATCATCGGTCAGCAAGGCGTCGTGGACCTGCTGCTGACGGCGCTGTTTGCGCGGGGTCACGGCCTGTTCGTCGGCGTGCCCGGCCTCGCCAAGACATCCCTGGTGACATCGCTGGCGCAGGTTCTGTCGCTGGAGTCGAATCGGATCCAGTTCACACCCGACTTGATGCCCAGCGACATCACGGGCACCGAGGTCTTGGAGCAGGACGCAGTCAGCGCGACACGTACGTTCCGTTTCATACCAGGACCCATCTTCACGAATATCCTGCTCGCCGACGAGATCAACCGGACTCCACCGAAGACACAAGCGGCGTTGTTGCAGGTGATGGAGGAAGGCCGGGTAACCGTGGGCGGAAGAACCTATCGCCTTCAGGCGCCCCATTTGGTATTTGCGACGCAAAACCCGATTGAACAGGAGGGCACCTACCCGCTGCCCGAAGCTCAGCTTGACCGCTTTCTGTTTCAGATCGACGTGGATTACCCCAACGCCGACGAGGAATGCGAGATCGTGCAGCGCACCACATCCTGCGGCGAACCTGCCCTGAAGCCGGTTCTTGCGCGGGCTCAGATACTCGAGCTGCAGGGGCTGGTACGACGGGTACCCGCGGCGCAGCATGTGGTCGCCCACGCCGTTGCCCTGGTGCGTGCCTCACGCCCAGGCGAGCCACAGGCACCGAAGACGGTAAAGGACTTCGTTGCTTTCGGTGGCGGACCACGCGCTTGCCAGGCGCTGGTGCTGGGAGCCAAGGCGCGTGCGGTGCTGAACGGACGCTTCGCGGCCGACACCGAAGACCTGAGGGCCCTGCTTCGACCATCGCTGAACCATCGCCTCGTGCTCAATTTCCGCGCGGAGGCCGAAGGCGTGGGTGTGGGTCACATCGTAGACGAGCTACTGGCCGCGGTGCGGCCCTAG
- a CDS encoding DUF58 domain-containing protein has product MPRQRSPRLDPDVARRVAHLRLRAEHTVAGILSGMHKSPHRGASAVFVEHRDYRPGDDPRRIDWRVYARNDRHVIKHFEQETQLCATLVLDRSGSMSYGPEHRGQSKAEYAATLLAATALILLKQGDAVAACAIDGSLRQQIPARRRPGHLQDLLVLLSKPAPEGAPTKLSVALREVAEMARTRGVVVFASDLLDFEDAALEGLSLLRARGHDVIVLHVLHGDEVTFPFGDPVQFEGLEQEPGLTTDPSRLRADYLAQMRRFLDTSRVQCSARGVRYTLARTDHPPERVLARALGRPRGGRWV; this is encoded by the coding sequence GTGCCTCGACAAAGGAGTCCTCGACTCGACCCCGACGTAGCACGCCGCGTTGCCCACCTGCGGCTGCGAGCGGAGCATACGGTAGCCGGGATTCTGTCCGGCATGCACAAGAGCCCGCATCGTGGCGCCAGTGCGGTTTTCGTCGAGCACCGCGACTACCGGCCGGGAGACGATCCAAGGCGCATCGACTGGCGCGTTTACGCGCGCAACGATCGTCATGTGATCAAACACTTCGAGCAAGAGACGCAGCTTTGTGCGACGTTGGTGCTGGATCGGTCTGGATCGATGAGCTACGGCCCCGAGCATCGGGGCCAAAGCAAAGCCGAATACGCCGCCACGTTGTTGGCGGCGACGGCCTTGATCTTGCTCAAGCAGGGGGATGCGGTAGCGGCCTGCGCCATCGATGGCTCGCTACGCCAGCAGATTCCCGCACGGCGCCGGCCAGGCCACCTGCAGGATCTGCTGGTGCTGCTCAGCAAACCGGCGCCGGAAGGAGCCCCCACCAAGCTGAGCGTCGCACTGCGCGAGGTCGCGGAGATGGCGCGCACGCGTGGCGTGGTGGTCTTCGCCAGCGATCTGCTCGACTTCGAAGACGCCGCGCTCGAGGGTCTATCCCTGCTCAGAGCACGTGGTCACGACGTGATCGTATTGCACGTGCTGCACGGCGACGAGGTCACGTTTCCTTTTGGCGACCCCGTGCAATTCGAGGGGCTGGAACAAGAGCCTGGCCTCACGACCGACCCCAGCCGGTTGCGCGCGGATTACCTGGCTCAGATGCGTCGCTTCCTGGACACGAGCCGTGTCCAGTGCAGCGCCAGAGGCGTGCGCTACACCCTGGCCCGAACGGACCATCCGCCTGAACGGGTTCTCGCGCGAGCGCTGGGACGACCTAGGGGGGGCCGATGGGTCTAG
- a CDS encoding DUF4175 domain-containing protein yields the protein MSHDRNSALVNQYLRAVRRRAYTLLVARALVFSLGAAALTFAIASLVCGLIPTSLRLAFAWTGVGLAALLAGWIGWRGAWSLRGEGVAGLLAVVDRRLASQTRSALELAGASPSGFSAGLAAAHVRAVSTALRKLPPARVAPVAWLRRRGVLAAAAAPFATAILVGALDHARAGAATLLTAGLGAAAAPLARGFIEQTRVRLVYPSYLGRPNSTLIDPTLIEVPHGTTILLTVRPRIAVSAGELRIGEQRLQLRVASDGRLQGEFVADKDAALHFRLKRGVEWLSDGLERHVRVVRDQAPRPRIESPENSSLVELEEPIPIEFVAEDDTGVASVELVVRLPSGRLLRRPLWSEQGTHPARRRVRGQDTLRLADMGANPGDTPLLWLEARDGDEVTGPNVGRSETVALEVASAISRRTQHLERLQRIVSQMLDTLADRLENPVAGSPQTLRNRFRALQSATQDWLRALGRLSGQLEDQDLGMGLAVRLREVLRRQRRSLRSESLSQRRPPGSLQEARKQDATSIQTLETDTLLLADLLMQARLKDAEALARELASARDRLKELLARYRAAKTPEAQRAALAELARLQRNLRLLGNKIQQMARRIPGEFINVDALPKEATADAARQLREAIEQGDMKAAQQGFDNLASRIERLGRLLGDSSDGYARARFGPHDRAMSEALDRLALLAAEQGRLAGASADVLQDALGRLGSMPIPKAAKRDLSGRLDSVDRSLAKLAGGGLADSDRRVMERLRRRLADTRAALGTEDLGAARQMAAEARSDMEGLDRSLQIEAQMFGGHRGATARNARHAAEATRRMRALERQLKGLTPDASRLLDEGDRRRARANLKAQRNARVAARKLAERFETGPNNAPLSEDAAGALRDARQAMSRAEASLDAGEVQDALRAQRRAEDGLTRLQRRLARNSRRSGGGDGHGYDAADSGERVLIPGADQGSGPDELRRRLLEAMKESAPSAYRGAVSRYYQELLR from the coding sequence GTGAGCCACGACAGGAATTCTGCCTTGGTGAACCAGTACTTGCGTGCCGTGCGCCGGCGCGCCTATACGCTCTTGGTCGCGCGCGCGCTGGTGTTCTCCTTGGGTGCGGCAGCGTTGACGTTCGCCATCGCGTCACTGGTGTGCGGCCTGATTCCGACGTCCTTGCGGCTCGCATTCGCGTGGACGGGAGTGGGCCTCGCGGCGCTGCTGGCCGGCTGGATCGGGTGGAGGGGAGCCTGGTCGCTCCGGGGAGAGGGTGTCGCCGGGCTGCTGGCCGTTGTCGATCGCCGGCTGGCATCGCAGACTCGCTCGGCTCTGGAGCTTGCCGGCGCCTCGCCGAGCGGGTTTTCTGCGGGGCTGGCAGCGGCCCACGTGCGAGCAGTGAGCACCGCACTACGGAAGCTGCCTCCAGCTCGGGTAGCTCCGGTTGCCTGGCTGCGACGGCGGGGTGTCTTGGCGGCAGCAGCTGCACCGTTCGCGACCGCGATCCTCGTAGGTGCGCTGGATCATGCCCGCGCTGGCGCCGCGACGCTGCTGACCGCAGGCCTCGGAGCTGCCGCAGCACCGCTGGCAAGAGGCTTCATCGAGCAAACCAGGGTGCGGCTCGTCTACCCCAGCTACCTGGGTCGGCCCAATTCGACCCTGATCGACCCCACGTTGATCGAAGTGCCCCATGGGACGACCATCCTGCTCACCGTACGGCCACGCATCGCGGTGAGCGCGGGCGAGCTGCGGATCGGCGAGCAGCGGCTGCAGCTGCGCGTGGCAAGCGACGGGCGGTTGCAGGGCGAGTTCGTCGCGGACAAGGACGCCGCGTTGCATTTCCGACTGAAACGTGGCGTGGAGTGGCTGAGCGATGGGCTCGAGCGACATGTCCGCGTGGTCAGGGATCAAGCACCCCGACCCCGGATCGAGTCCCCCGAGAATTCGAGCCTCGTGGAGCTCGAGGAACCGATTCCGATCGAGTTCGTTGCTGAGGACGATACGGGCGTGGCGAGCGTCGAGCTGGTCGTGCGGTTGCCCAGCGGGCGCCTGCTGCGCCGGCCCCTGTGGTCGGAACAGGGAACCCATCCGGCGCGACGACGCGTGCGCGGACAAGACACGCTCCGGCTGGCGGACATGGGCGCAAACCCGGGTGACACGCCCTTGCTCTGGCTCGAGGCGCGCGACGGCGACGAGGTGACAGGGCCCAACGTTGGCCGTTCGGAAACCGTGGCACTCGAAGTCGCCAGTGCGATCAGTCGCCGGACCCAGCATCTGGAGCGATTGCAGCGCATCGTCTCACAGATGCTGGACACGCTGGCGGATCGGCTGGAAAACCCGGTTGCTGGATCACCACAAACGCTGCGCAACCGTTTCAGAGCGCTGCAAAGCGCCACGCAAGACTGGCTGAGGGCGCTCGGACGGCTCAGTGGACAGCTCGAGGACCAGGACCTCGGCATGGGACTAGCCGTGCGTCTGCGAGAGGTGCTCCGCCGGCAGCGACGGTCGCTGCGCTCGGAGAGCCTATCGCAGCGGCGGCCGCCTGGATCGCTGCAAGAAGCGCGGAAACAGGACGCCACGTCGATACAAACACTCGAAACAGACACGCTTCTGCTCGCCGACCTGCTCATGCAGGCTCGGCTGAAGGACGCCGAGGCGCTCGCCCGGGAGCTCGCATCCGCCCGGGATCGGCTCAAGGAGCTTCTGGCTCGCTACCGAGCTGCCAAGACCCCGGAAGCGCAGCGCGCCGCGTTGGCCGAGCTGGCCAGACTGCAACGAAACCTGAGACTGCTAGGGAACAAGATCCAGCAGATGGCTCGTCGCATACCGGGCGAGTTCATCAACGTGGACGCGCTACCCAAGGAGGCCACTGCGGACGCCGCCAGGCAGCTTCGCGAAGCGATCGAACAGGGTGATATGAAGGCAGCGCAACAAGGCTTCGACAACCTTGCGAGCCGGATCGAACGCCTCGGACGCTTGCTGGGTGACTCAAGCGACGGCTACGCGAGGGCTCGCTTCGGACCGCACGACCGAGCGATGTCCGAAGCTCTGGATCGACTGGCGCTGCTGGCGGCCGAACAGGGTCGGCTCGCAGGCGCAAGCGCGGACGTGCTGCAGGACGCATTGGGGCGTCTGGGGAGCATGCCCATTCCGAAAGCCGCCAAGCGCGATCTGAGCGGGCGCCTGGACAGCGTTGATCGGAGCCTGGCGAAGCTCGCGGGCGGCGGTCTCGCGGACTCCGATCGGCGTGTCATGGAACGACTCAGGCGGCGTTTGGCGGACACCCGTGCAGCCCTGGGCACCGAAGATCTGGGCGCAGCCCGCCAGATGGCCGCCGAGGCGCGCAGCGATATGGAAGGGCTGGACAGAAGCCTGCAGATCGAAGCCCAGATGTTCGGCGGACACCGCGGTGCTACCGCGCGCAACGCGCGCCACGCCGCCGAGGCGACCCGCCGCATGCGGGCGCTCGAACGACAGCTGAAGGGGCTCACGCCGGATGCGTCGCGGCTGCTGGACGAAGGCGACCGCCGGAGGGCACGCGCCAACCTGAAGGCCCAGCGCAACGCGCGCGTCGCTGCGCGGAAGCTTGCGGAGCGGTTTGAAACGGGACCCAACAACGCTCCCCTGTCCGAAGACGCCGCCGGGGCGCTGCGGGATGCTCGACAAGCCATGTCGCGAGCGGAGGCATCCCTCGACGCCGGAGAGGTACAAGACGCACTGCGCGCGCAGCGACGGGCCGAGGACGGCCTGACGCGACTGCAACGCCGCCTGGCGCGCAATTCGCGCAGGTCGGGCGGCGGCGATGGACATGGATACGACGCAGCGGACTCCGGTGAACGCGTGCTCATTCCCGGCGCGGACCAGGGCTCGGGACCCGACGAGCTGCGCCGGCGTCTACTCGAGGCCATGAAGGAGTCCGCACCCAGCGCTTACCGGGGAGCGGTTTCGCGCTACTATCAAGAGTTGCTGCGTTGA